In Chroococcidiopsis sp. SAG 2025, the genomic stretch AGAAGCGCGGCTTGATTGTCTTGAATTTGCGAGTGAATTGCCGGATCGTGAATGCCGGCAAATTCTTGTCGTCGTTGGTTAATGCGGGCTTGATCTTCGGCATGAACGGCAATTAAGCGATCGCCCCGAGCAAAAATTGCTTCTAAATACGCTTCTCCATCTACCAATAATGCCCCGTGCATCGAACCCATAAAAATCTTGATCCCTGGTGTGGGGTGAGCAGTCAGCAAGTCGGGGAGATTTTCAGCAGTTGCTCCGATAAAAAAGCCATAATTGACCAAACACTTTTGGGCAGCTCGTTGTAGCTTGTCATCTAGCGTTTGTTGAGTCGTCGTCAGCGGACGAGTGTTAGGCATCTCCAGAAACGAAGTCACTCCACCCTTAGCACAAGCACAGCTAGCGGTGAATAAATCTTCTTTATGTTCTAGTCCTGGTTCGCGAAAGTGGACTTGCGGATCGATCGCCCCTGGTAGCAAAGTTAAACCCGTTGCGTCAATTTCCGTCACGGCTGCGTCGCTGGGAGTGGCAATATTTGCGGCAATTTCAACGATCTGGCGATCGCGAGTCAGAAGATCTCCCAAGAGAAATTCTCCAGAGGGCAACAGGATACGAGCGTGGCGAATGAGTAAGCTAGAAGTAGATGACATAAAGAAGCCGTAAGTCGTAAGTCGGGAGTCGGGAGTCGGGAAGCGGGTTCCAGGCGAGGTGTCCTCCGCATCGGAGCCGCGTAGTCGCTGGGGAAGAGACTACCAATTACCACTGATAACTGGTCACTGATAACTGATAACTGATAATAGAGAGAATACAATTTCTATAGATCCGATTAACAAGCAACATTTTTCACTTTACGTTTTTTAACCTACTACCCCCTAAACAAAAGATTTAGCATCTATGTCGCGAGTCCAAAATCAAGTGCCAGAGCAGAATTCTCCTCAAGACAACGAAGGATCGTGGATTGGAGAACTAGGCAGAACGATTATCTTGAGTGTAATTTTGGCTTTGGGTATTCGTACCTTTGTGGCTGAAGCCCGCTGGATTCCTTCAGAATCAATGGTTCCGACACTCCAAAAGTATGACAAGCTGATTGTGGACAAAGTCAGTTATCATTTTGTCGAGCCGGAACGGGGCGATATTGTCGTATTTTCACCTACAGAGACAATTAAAAAAGATAATCCTAACCTGAAAGACGCTTTTATTAAACGTATTGTTGGACTGCCAGGGGATAAAGTAGAAGTTAAAGGAGAGCGGGTCTATATCAACGATCGCCCCTTGCAGGAAAAGTATATTGAAGCTCCGCCACAGTACCAGTACGGACCTGTCACCGTACCACCGAATTCTTACCTAGTTTTAGGTGATAACCGCAACAACAGTTATGACAGTCATTTTTGGGGATTTGTCCCTAGAGATAATATCATTGGTCGGGCAATTGTCCGGTTTTGGCCTCTCAACCGAATTGGAGAGTTGAATTAAATTAGACTCTACAGCCAGATTTTGACAACACGACCGTTGACTTGTTGACCCAGCCAAGGGGTATTGTGAGAGCGAGATTTTAAAGTCTGCTGCGTCACAGTCCAAGTGTGTTGGGGGTCGAAGAGAATCAATTCGGCTGGGGAGTTGGGAGCGATCGCATTTACATTCTGTTGCAAGCACCCAGCTGGACGGTGACTTAACGCTTGCCACAATTCTAGGGCGGAGAATTCTCCAGTTGCTACAAGATTTTCCCACAGTAGGGGTAAAGCGAGTTCTAAGCCAATTGCTCCAGCGGGTGCTTCCGCAAAGGCAACAGTTTTTTCTTCGTAGGTATAGGGCGTGTGGTCGATCGCGATCGCGTCTATAACTCCTGTCCGCACGCCTTGGCGTAGGGCTAAAACATCTTCAGGATTGCCTAAAGGTGGTTCCACCCGTAAAGCAGGATTGTAACTGCTCAAGGCTTTGGTATCGAGCAATAGATGCATCCAAGTCGTACTAGCGGTAATTGGTAAACCACGTTCTTTTGCCGTTGCGATTAACTCAACGCTACGGGCAGTAGAAACCCGCATCAGATGCACGGGAGTACCAATCGCGGCAATTA encodes the following:
- the lepB gene encoding signal peptidase I — encoded protein: MSRVQNQVPEQNSPQDNEGSWIGELGRTIILSVILALGIRTFVAEARWIPSESMVPTLQKYDKLIVDKVSYHFVEPERGDIVVFSPTETIKKDNPNLKDAFIKRIVGLPGDKVEVKGERVYINDRPLQEKYIEAPPQYQYGPVTVPPNSYLVLGDNRNNSYDSHFWGFVPRDNIIGRAIVRFWPLNRIGELN